One part of the Vitis riparia cultivar Riparia Gloire de Montpellier isolate 1030 chromosome 15, EGFV_Vit.rip_1.0, whole genome shotgun sequence genome encodes these proteins:
- the LOC117932740 gene encoding 60S ribosomal protein L36-3-like, giving the protein MAPKQPNTGLFVGLNKGHVVTKKELPPRPSDRKGKTSKRVHFVRNIIREVAGFAPYEKRITELLKVGKDKRALKVAKRKLGTHKRAKKKREEMSSVLRKMRSGGVGEKKK; this is encoded by the exons ATGGCTCCAAAACAGCCAAATACTGGCCTCTTCGTGGGCCTAAACAAAGGACATGTGGTGACAAAGAAGGAACTCCCTCCACGCCCTTCTGATAGAAAGGGG AAAACCAGTAAAAGAGTTCACTTTGTGCGGAATATCATCAGGGAAGTAGCTGGTTTTGCTCCTTATGAGAAGAGAATCACTGAACTTCTTAAGGTTGGGAAAGACAAGCGAGCCTTGAAAGTTGCAAAGAGAAAGTTAGGCACACACAAGAGAGCAAAAAAGAAGCGTGAGGAGATGTCCAGTGTCCTTCGCAAGATGAG GTCTGGTGGAGTTGGAGAGAAGAAGAAGTGA
- the LOC117931738 gene encoding neuroguidin-B-like isoform X2: MKEGLDAVRSKVQALTAKVKADHFPTADGMSYLEAKHLLLLDYCQSLVYYLLRKAKGPSIEGHPVVRSLVEIRLFLEKIRPIDKKLQYQIQKLTRVTGNAVEKASSGEKDSETQNTQDLLKYRPNPDMLISKTDMTSEDGVGGVYRPPKFAPASMEEDKMSKQERNVLRKEKETLRQARQSAYVRELMDDLEGRPEEVREIVGTESRELIRYKEKMEQRARQEEELFTRAPLTRTEKKKEKHLRKSRNGLLGLTDSFYDEIKTLPMEEDFGEKMSGFNNSGGRKFKKRKRKH, from the exons ATGAAAGAAGGATTGGATGCGGTGAGGAGTAAAGTGCAAGCTCTAACAGCAAAG GTGAAAGCAGATCATTTTCCAACAGCAGATGGGATGAGCTATCTCGAGGCAAAACATTTGCTGCTCCTAGATTATTGCCAGTCACTTGTCTATTATTTACTCCGAAAGGCAAAAGGTCCCTCGATTGAAGGACATCCTGTTGTTCGTAGCCTTGTAGAGATAagattatttttggaaaag ATTCGACCCATCGACAAAAAACTTCAATATCAAATCCAGAAGCTGACAAGGGTTACTGGAAATGCTGTGGAGAAAGCAAGCTCAGGTGAAAAGGATTCAGAAACTCAGAACACACAGGATTTGTTGAAATATCGCCCAAACCCAGACATGCTGATTAGCAAGACAGATATGACTTCTGAG GATGGTGTCGGTGGTGTGTATCGCCCACCAAAATTTGCACCTGCATCTATGGAAGAGGATAAGATGTCGAAACAAGAAAGAAACGTTTtgagaaaggagaaagagacTCTAAGACAGGCTAGGCAGAGTGCATACGTAAGAGAACTGATGGATGATTTAGAGGGGAGACCTGAAGAG GTGAGAGAAATCGTTGGAACTGAAAGTAGAGAACTCATCAGATACAAGGAAAAGATGGAACAGCGGGCACGGCAAGAGGAGGAACTTTTTACTCGCGCTCCTCTTACAAGAacggagaaaaagaaagagaaacacTTAAGGAAGTCGAGAAACGG GCTGCTTGGTTTGACAGACAGTTTTTATGATGAGATTAAAACTCTACCCATGGAGGAAGATTTTGGTGAGAAAATGTCAGGCTTCAATAACAGTGGAGGGAGAAAATTTAAGAAGAGAAAG AGGAAACATTGA
- the LOC117931738 gene encoding neuroguidin-B-like isoform X1, whose amino-acid sequence MEGEMTNIERVRKEASQLVAVLKEMKEGLDAVRSKVQALTAKVKADHFPTADGMSYLEAKHLLLLDYCQSLVYYLLRKAKGPSIEGHPVVRSLVEIRLFLEKIRPIDKKLQYQIQKLTRVTGNAVEKASSGEKDSETQNTQDLLKYRPNPDMLISKTDMTSEDGVGGVYRPPKFAPASMEEDKMSKQERNVLRKEKETLRQARQSAYVRELMDDLEGRPEEVREIVGTESRELIRYKEKMEQRARQEEELFTRAPLTRTEKKKEKHLRKSRNGLLGLTDSFYDEIKTLPMEEDFGEKMSGFNNSGGRKFKKRKRKH is encoded by the exons ATGGAGGGGGAGATGACAAATATTGAGAGAGTAAGGAA AGAAGCTTCTCAGCTAGTTGCAGTGTTGAAAGAGATGAAAGAAGGATTGGATGCGGTGAGGAGTAAAGTGCAAGCTCTAACAGCAAAG GTGAAAGCAGATCATTTTCCAACAGCAGATGGGATGAGCTATCTCGAGGCAAAACATTTGCTGCTCCTAGATTATTGCCAGTCACTTGTCTATTATTTACTCCGAAAGGCAAAAGGTCCCTCGATTGAAGGACATCCTGTTGTTCGTAGCCTTGTAGAGATAagattatttttggaaaag ATTCGACCCATCGACAAAAAACTTCAATATCAAATCCAGAAGCTGACAAGGGTTACTGGAAATGCTGTGGAGAAAGCAAGCTCAGGTGAAAAGGATTCAGAAACTCAGAACACACAGGATTTGTTGAAATATCGCCCAAACCCAGACATGCTGATTAGCAAGACAGATATGACTTCTGAG GATGGTGTCGGTGGTGTGTATCGCCCACCAAAATTTGCACCTGCATCTATGGAAGAGGATAAGATGTCGAAACAAGAAAGAAACGTTTtgagaaaggagaaagagacTCTAAGACAGGCTAGGCAGAGTGCATACGTAAGAGAACTGATGGATGATTTAGAGGGGAGACCTGAAGAG GTGAGAGAAATCGTTGGAACTGAAAGTAGAGAACTCATCAGATACAAGGAAAAGATGGAACAGCGGGCACGGCAAGAGGAGGAACTTTTTACTCGCGCTCCTCTTACAAGAacggagaaaaagaaagagaaacacTTAAGGAAGTCGAGAAACGG GCTGCTTGGTTTGACAGACAGTTTTTATGATGAGATTAAAACTCTACCCATGGAGGAAGATTTTGGTGAGAAAATGTCAGGCTTCAATAACAGTGGAGGGAGAAAATTTAAGAAGAGAAAG AGGAAACATTGA
- the LOC117931621 gene encoding uncharacterized protein LOC117931621 isoform X2 produces the protein MSIVCGVPLLECVYCLACARWVWKKCLYTAGHESENWGLATAEEFQPIPHLCRLILAVYEEDLRNPLWAPPGGYGINPDWVILRKNYEETQGRVPPYMIYLDHDNADIVLAVRGLNLAKESDYAVLLDNKLGQTKFDGGYVHNGLLKAAELLLDAECEVLRELIERNPNYTLTFAGHSLGAGVVTLLAMVAVQNKDKLHNIERKRIRCYATAPARCISLNLAVRYADIINSVVLQDDFLPRTTTALEDVFKSLFWFGRFPPVVRTAVPVDGRFEHIVLSCNVTSDHAIIWIEKESQKAFDLMLEKDQIMEIPAKQRMERLESVAREHTEEYKAALKRAAALDVPQAYSPSAYGTFSEMGEGEGRGENSGRLSEEQVPILSSRRRRESWNELVGRLFHRDDSGQMVLRP, from the exons ATGTCAATTGTATGCGGTGTTCCCCTTCTTGAATGTGTGTACTGTCTGGCATGTGCTCGTTGGGTGTGGAAGAAGTGCCTGTACACTGCAGGCCATGAAAGTGAGAACTGGGGTCTTGCAACTGCTGAAGAATTTCAACCCATCCCCCACCTATGTCGATTAATCCTAGCCGTCTATGAGGAAGACCTTCGAAACCCACTTTGGGCTCCCCCTGGAGGGTATGGTATTAATCCTGATTGGGTTATCTTACGCAAGAACTATGAAGAAACCCAAGGGAGGGTTCCTCCTTACATGATCTACCTTGATCATGATAATGCTGATATAGTCCTAGCAGTCAGGGGACTTAATTTGGCAAAGGAAAGTGATTATGCAGTCTTGCTCGATAACAAACTTGGGCAGACAAAATTTGATGGTGGTTATGTTCACAATGGTTTGTTGAAGGCAGCTGAATTGCTTTTGGATGCAGAGTGTGAGGTTCTGAGGGAACTGATTGAGAGGAATCCCAATTATACCTTAACCTTTGCGGGGCATTCCCTAGGGGCAGGGGTAGTAACATTGTTGGCTATGGTGGCAGTTCAGAACAAAGATAAGTTGCACAACATTGAGAGGAAGAGGATCAGATGCTATGCAACTGCTCCTGCTAGGTGTATATCCCTGAATTTGGCTGTGAGATATGCAGATATCATCAATTCTGTTGTCCTTCAG GACGATTTCTTACCTCGGACAACCACTGCTCTGGAAGATGTTTTCAAGTCACTTTTCTG GTTTGGAAGATTTCCCCCAGTTGTGAGGACAGCAGTACCTGTGGATGGGAGGTTTGAGCACATAGTACTTTCTTGCAATGTGACTTCGGACCATGCCATCATTTGGATAGAGAAAGAATCCCAAAAGGCTTTTGAT TTAATGCTGGAGAAAGATCAGATCATGGAGATCCCAGCAAAGCAGAGGATGGAGCGGCTGGAGTCTGTGGCCAGAGAACACACGGAGGAGTACAAGGCGGCACTCAAGAGGGCTGCCGCCCTCGACGTTCCTCAAGCTTACTCACCTTCTGCTTATGGAACATTCAGTGAAATGGGTGAAGGGGAGGGCAGAGGGGAGAATTCCGGCAGATTGAGTGAAGAACAAGTTCCCATTCTTTCCTCAAGGAGGAGGAGGGAAAGCTGGAATGAACTGGTTGGGAGGCTCTTCCACAGAGATGATTCTGGCCAAATGGTGCTCAGGCCCTAG
- the LOC117931621 gene encoding uncharacterized protein LOC117931621 isoform X1 — MSIVCGVPLLECVYCLACARWVWKKCLYTAGHESENWGLATAEEFQPIPHLCRLILAVYEEDLRNPLWAPPGGYGINPDWVILRKNYEETQGRVPPYMIYLDHDNADIVLAVRGLNLAKESDYAVLLDNKLGQTKFDGGYVHNGLLKAAELLLDAECEVLRELIERNPNYTLTFAGHSLGAGVVTLLAMVAVQNKDKLHNIERKRIRCYATAPARCISLNLAVRYADIINSVVLQDDFLPRTTTALEDVFKSLFCLPCLLCLMCLKDTCTLEEKMLKDPRRLYAPGRLYHIVERKPFRFGRFPPVVRTAVPVDGRFEHIVLSCNVTSDHAIIWIEKESQKAFDLMLEKDQIMEIPAKQRMERLESVAREHTEEYKAALKRAAALDVPQAYSPSAYGTFSEMGEGEGRGENSGRLSEEQVPILSSRRRRESWNELVGRLFHRDDSGQMVLRP, encoded by the exons ATGTCAATTGTATGCGGTGTTCCCCTTCTTGAATGTGTGTACTGTCTGGCATGTGCTCGTTGGGTGTGGAAGAAGTGCCTGTACACTGCAGGCCATGAAAGTGAGAACTGGGGTCTTGCAACTGCTGAAGAATTTCAACCCATCCCCCACCTATGTCGATTAATCCTAGCCGTCTATGAGGAAGACCTTCGAAACCCACTTTGGGCTCCCCCTGGAGGGTATGGTATTAATCCTGATTGGGTTATCTTACGCAAGAACTATGAAGAAACCCAAGGGAGGGTTCCTCCTTACATGATCTACCTTGATCATGATAATGCTGATATAGTCCTAGCAGTCAGGGGACTTAATTTGGCAAAGGAAAGTGATTATGCAGTCTTGCTCGATAACAAACTTGGGCAGACAAAATTTGATGGTGGTTATGTTCACAATGGTTTGTTGAAGGCAGCTGAATTGCTTTTGGATGCAGAGTGTGAGGTTCTGAGGGAACTGATTGAGAGGAATCCCAATTATACCTTAACCTTTGCGGGGCATTCCCTAGGGGCAGGGGTAGTAACATTGTTGGCTATGGTGGCAGTTCAGAACAAAGATAAGTTGCACAACATTGAGAGGAAGAGGATCAGATGCTATGCAACTGCTCCTGCTAGGTGTATATCCCTGAATTTGGCTGTGAGATATGCAGATATCATCAATTCTGTTGTCCTTCAG GACGATTTCTTACCTCGGACAACCACTGCTCTGGAAGATGTTTTCAAGTCACTTTTCTG TTTGCCATGTTTACTATGCCTAATGTGCTTGAAGGATACATGTACATTGGAGGAGAAGATGCTTAAAGATCCTAGGCGACTATATGCGCCCGGTCGTCTCTATCACATTGTTGAGCGGAAGCCATTCAG GTTTGGAAGATTTCCCCCAGTTGTGAGGACAGCAGTACCTGTGGATGGGAGGTTTGAGCACATAGTACTTTCTTGCAATGTGACTTCGGACCATGCCATCATTTGGATAGAGAAAGAATCCCAAAAGGCTTTTGAT TTAATGCTGGAGAAAGATCAGATCATGGAGATCCCAGCAAAGCAGAGGATGGAGCGGCTGGAGTCTGTGGCCAGAGAACACACGGAGGAGTACAAGGCGGCACTCAAGAGGGCTGCCGCCCTCGACGTTCCTCAAGCTTACTCACCTTCTGCTTATGGAACATTCAGTGAAATGGGTGAAGGGGAGGGCAGAGGGGAGAATTCCGGCAGATTGAGTGAAGAACAAGTTCCCATTCTTTCCTCAAGGAGGAGGAGGGAAAGCTGGAATGAACTGGTTGGGAGGCTCTTCCACAGAGATGATTCTGGCCAAATGGTGCTCAGGCCCTAG